Below is a genomic region from Carassius auratus strain Wakin chromosome 2, ASM336829v1, whole genome shotgun sequence.
ttatgtgacctgCAGGCATTCTTGACCACACAAATATATGGTCATCATGGTGTGGAAAAGCATGGGGTGTTAAATACAGGTATGGATTACAACCCCAGCACCAAGTAAACCCCTACtgtgtgaatagaaatgcttcaTACTTTATTCAGACCTTTATGCATACATATAAACAGCATGCAGTCAACAACAAGTAGCAGGCACGCTGTGGTTTGGTGCATGCTCATTTGGAGTGCAATCATGTAAGACACAATCAGCAAGACTCCACATGCAGAAACACAGATATAGAATGACTTTCAAAATGTTAAGTGGATTTAATTTTACcagcaattaaaaataattagctTGTAAGACATGGAAATATGATTTGTAAGAGAGTGGTTTATCTGTAGATATGCATCGTGTAGATATACATTGGTCTTAAACTGAAGTAAGGAGATAAGAATTCCTTCTTATGGCTAATAAGCCTGACAGCAGTAAATAAAAGGATCCATTTTTACAATGTGAACTGCATGAAAACGCATGACTTTACAGGAACACttcacttttttaaaatagacttattttccaactcccctagggTTAAACgtttgagttttaccgttttctaataaattcagccgatctctgggacttccagtagcacttttagcttagcttagcataaatCAATGAATCAGATTAGACGTtcgcatctcactcaaaaatgaccaaagagtgaTATTTTTCCTAAtaaataatcaaggaactttgctgccgtaccttgggtgcagcaggcgcagtgatattacgcagcacctgaaaatagtccccagccaCTCTGCTAgtgctgcaactacacaaactaactggggactattttcaggcagttccttgattattacaccagaatgagagtatagtttctAGTCATATCGGTCTagaaaattgcaacttttcattttctgtcagtcttagtacatgatgtaactacagaagagtcaagttttaaataggaatataaatacaaatacaaatacaaattcatATCAACTGGCCACCAATTCAGCAAAACAAAGTAGCCAAGAATTGCCATGAGACTGCTTTGGAAGACAGGAAATTTTCAAATCAGATCAGGACATGCACCCTATACATTACTCTACAGCTCCAGCAGCATTgtcattgaaaataatatttgaaaatacacAACTGCTGATtacacaatttaaatgttttcttaagATGCATCCCAAATTCCCAATGTGCCTACTAATGCACTGTTCTATGCCATTTTTAGCTTATAGTGCGAGCAGTGTGATCACACTGAAAATGTGATTTcacactgaaaatacattttaaacacataGATGATGCACTTAAGTatacccccccaccaccaccaccatcacccACAGAAAAAGGTATAtggcttagtaaaaaaaaaaaaaaaaaaaaaaacccttgagTAAAAGCAAATGAAAGTACATTATCTAAACAGAGTCTTTAATGCAGGTCAAGTATCAGAGTTGACATCTGCTGTTCAAAGATGAAAATATTTTGCATGTGGTCTATTTTAGGTGACAGTAAACCAGTTAGGGTGATCACTGATATTTTGTATGATAGTGTGGCTTTTATTTTAGAACACCAGCTTAATTTACTTTCGTACTTCCAAGCCCTTTACAAGTAATATAACTTTATCCAAATAGTCTGACTTTGTCAAAACAGGCTTTTTCACAATTTGAGCCAAATTATTCTGAACACTGAGAGTAGTGGTGCCAGTAGTATTTCAAGAAGAACATAGTTCGgtatagtaatattattaaaataaagcttttaagACAAAAACTACTTGCCACTATAAAAAcctttccatggatgttaaagaatctttatttttaagagctatACCTACATGCACAGATTTCTCTGCACGGTTACTGATGTGGATATACTCACAATATACGATCAATTTCTCAGCACCACGATGAAGAGAAAAACAGAGCTACTGCCCAGATCAGTACAGGATGGCTTGATTCagcaacaacacaacaaaaacgtGCAATTTTGTTGACCTGAAATCTATTTATGCATGCAGGTATATTCCTTTGAATTAAAGGTCATATATAAGCACTTTTAACTACTTTTAAGCAACACTCAAAAGGCTCATTCCCACTGTTAGGATTTTCTCTTTACATTAGTAtggaaatacataaatatgtatatatcacTATATGACACCTTCACCTTGCACAATCAAACTCCAATTCTAGCTCTCAGCCTGATATATTTCCTTTGTCGAATATCAAGAACTTAACTAGCAAAGCGTgctatttttaaattgctttgCTTTGTGAGATGTCCCCAGACTTGTGAACCTTTTGCACAGTGCCACGTGCAGCGCATGTCTCAACAATCCTCCCTGTCTGAGAGCACACAACTGCACAACTGTGTCAGCTTCATTCCTGTCACCATACACCATGTGACACCACctagatgacaaaaaaaaaaataaaaaaaaaataattaaagaaagaaataaaaggaagaaaatgaaaaatgtatggaaGCAACCCTCCAAATCAGCCCCTTCTCAGGAAGCAAAACAATACTGATGTTTTACGAAAATACCCAGGTGAAGTGCTCAAGCGTTCAGAGCACTTTGCAGGATTTGGGCTGCATTGGTGAGGTTATGGCCTATAATTTTGTGAAGTGGGTTATTAAGTCATTCCATTCATTTTTCCCACTAGCTTTTATTCAATTAGCAACTCTTGCCAAACAACCTTCTTCAAACACAGAGCTGACGGGGCACAGAAAACCAAAGCAGCTGTACAACAGCATTTGAAAATGCAACATCTGTAAGTAAAGACAGCATCGTGTGATTTCATAATGGGATCTTTAAGGCTGATTACGATGTACCTCGTCTGTGCAATCCCTGTTATATATCAGACACAGCTTTGATGGCCTGCTTCCAATATAGCAACTCCTCACCCTTTACTGTTTGGACAGCATCCAAACACAATCCTCAGGGTCAAAGACTTAGAGTAAATGGATATATAACTCTTTTGAACATGCTGATCAGAACTCATTCAGGCTTCTGAAGACCCTGATGGGCTGACACTGTGAAACACAATAGGTTTCCACAATCCCGTTCATTAACTCTGTCACTGATGTAAGCTTTGAGTACAACCATGGGCAAATTAATGTATTGACCTGCAAAGAGATTACAACTCCATGGGTGAGCCAGTAACCTCATGCACCGTAAGATGCCACCAGGGAAATATTTGCAACTACTTTTCATACAAGGCGATCAATCGCACATTAATAGTCTTTATTTCCCTATGAGGTTAATTctcaattacattaataatagatTTAAATGGAACGGGTCAATGAACATCTACTATCCTCACTAACTCTTTAGTCATTCGAGCCTCATTCAATCCAGAAATctttttaattttgtaacaagTCAGGTCATCTACAAATACAACACCACAAGTGCCTAATACCCTTCTCTCACTGCAAGACAGATAAGAAGCAATTTTATACCAGATACTCCATGATTATGAGCTTTACAGTAAAAATAGGATGATAAATTAGCTCTCCAGCCCACACAATGTGCGTGTAGGCCTTAACGTGTCAACCATTCCAAACTCAAGAACACGCTTAGAATGTCATTCAAGCGCGCGGCTCTAAACAAAATAGGTGCTACATTTTAAAGAGGACAAGCAATAAATACCCGACCTCGACTCTTCAAATCACAAGTGCCATTGAAAATAAAGCCCTTTTCAAGCTCACCTCCAGATTTGTCCGAGCTGTAAGATGTGAATGACGGACTGCAATATCCAGATACAGAGGGAACAGGACGCTGAGCGTGTCTTACTAGTCCGGGCTGCGGTAGCGCTGTTGCTGCTGTTACTTGTGGTGTTGCTCTTGCTCGCTGTGGACGCCTGTCTCTGAGGCGTAGTCGGGTGGGCTCCAACGTCTCCGTGCGAAGCGGAGCAGCTGAGCAGCTTCCCGTCCATGTGGGAGCAGTTCGCCGCGCTGCCGTCGCCACCGCCGCCGGAGCTCTCCTCGGTGCTGAAATCATGGACGAACCAACGGAAACTGAAGACCTGCACGGAGAACGAGCCGAGCACCACAAAAAACAGCGTAAGCCCGAACCACCAGTAGTCGCGGCGGAGGTAATAGTCGACCGAGAGCCAAATATCAGTGCCCACATCCGCGAAATACACCGTCACTGCGGCGAGGATCCACAGACAGTCCCAGACCATGTATTTCTGCTGCTCCCTGTCGAGGCGGAGACAGGTCGAATTTGAGCCACAGCACCGCGACTCCCCGTTGACGAAGTCCGCCTCTCCGGTTCCAGAATCCGGCTGCGATCCCGGAGCTAGCCCTTGAACCGATCCCGAGTGATCCGAATTCTGCAAAGGCGTAAATGCTACATCGCTCTTCTTCATCTTTAGCACCCCGTCGGATTTCGCGGCCATTGTAGCAGCTTTGTCTTCTCACCGTTTTCGCGTCTTCTCCTCGGGTTCTCTATTCCAGTCGAAGAGACACTGGGCTGGGCGACCTCCTCTTCCGCCAGCTACAGCGCCGCCTGCTCATAACAAAGCAACACTTCCTTTCGGTGGCGGGTACGAACCATATGCTCTCCCATGGCTCCTACTTAAAACTATGACATCATTGCTTTGCAACTCTTCTTAAGACGCACATCATGCTGTTCGATATCAAGCTATTGCAGCACAGCCTTCTGCTAACTCCACATTCGggcaaaaattattaaaaaaaatataaaaagaaaaagaaaaaaagaaagaaagaaaaaaactgtctACTGCAGCGGTATATTAAGTAGGTGACCGCTCGGTTATGGCATTTATAAACGTGCCGTTTTGAATTCCACCCTGAACTGAACACTGTCCACTGGACGCGAGCGGCTCGTCAAAAGTAAAACATTTGCGTCTGTTGTGGTGATGCACAGCTACTGCAGCCTCTTTATTCTGCCTCTGTAGCCTCTTTTTtagtctatgtatatatatatatatatatatatatatatatatatatatatatatatatatatatatatatatatatatatatatatatatatataaacatgcagtTCATGCTaacaatattaatgattaattataagtacattttgtattatgcCTACCAATTGTTTTCCGTTACAGTTATACGTATAGTTATCCATCCATTTTAGAGTTATTGATGTCATCGAGCTAACAGCTGATTGGTCCGTGTTAGTGAACGTTCTACCGAATACAGACTGAAGCCGTTGCGGCGAGGCGCGTGATCGATCGCGTCCGATGTGTATTCTGCGTTTGTAACGAACAACCCTTGCAAAAACACATGAATAGCCTATAGGCTGTATTGACGCATTTAAATCTAGACAATAACAATGATCAATTTTGCATTAACTGGATAGAAtaaaacacttccatgttttatattttgaacAGGATTCAACTACCCGAATATAAACTAAATTAAGCTTTAATAAAAACCGTTATCTTCCAAACGCTAATGGTTCAGCACCACGGAAAGCTCCTACTCTCAGTTCATTACTGTGGCTCATTGTGCACTATGCAGAAGATCTGCCATAAACAAGTCGCGTCGGCGCTCCATATATCAAGGACGCTCCAGTGCCATCGGACTTATTGTGCTGAGGGGGCTAACTGGCGTCGTTAGTGAATTTATTGGCACCCTTGAGTATGGCGCTGTATTGTTGACACGCCCTCTGCTCGCCGCTTACACATAAAGCGAGTCACTCGCCTTGAAAAACAGCCACTATGAGACACACCACGCATGCACACTGAATGGTGTTAAGATATTGTATTGATTCAAGTCTAACGGGGAGAGTAAGCATATTACACCAGCAGCTGCTGCCAGGTAAGTATCATATGCATTGATGAGGCACATTGCCCACAAAAATACGTTATAAAAGATAAATCAGCAAGGCTCTGACGTTCGCAGCTATAACACTTTGATAGCCATGAGCTCATTACGCCTTAGGTTTTAAACTACCCTTGCTGTTTGGGATTGGGCATTGAAACAGATGGCGTCAAACCGTCAACAAGTGGGCTGTCGTGAAATGACTTCAATAATAGACTTGCTTGAGAGATGCAAAAGTTAATTCTCTATAATTAAAGGATGGACGGTGCAGCATTTAAGATACCacgatccacacacacacacacacacacacacacacacacacacacacacacacacacgtttgtttttgtgaaaagtggggacatcccataggcgtaatggttttttatactgtacaacctgtatattatatggccctacaccaaccctacccctaaccctaacactcacagaaaactttgtgcatttttactttgtcaaaaataaaaaaaactcattctgtatgatttataagcgttttgaaaaatggggacatgggttatgtcctcataagtcaccctctccttgtaatacctgtgtcatacccatgtcattatacagagatgtgttgatatgtcacaaaaacacctGGTAGGGGgtgatttttagtttttaagtgtATGATGCCCATTTTTTCTGTAACCATTTATTAATTCAGCAAGTATGAAgtctagtgttttaaaatctgttcagatttttaAAATCATGTAGCGTATTCCATTAATTTCAAGATAGTCTGACAGCGGAAGGTCTGGACaccatatataatttttcttggCCAAGGACCTCCCTGGAGGacatctgactgacatgtaaagcaGCCTTGCAGTTTGTgatgtaaaaatgaaaagcagtttgttttgttcagagTCATGTTTAGGAGCTTAAAAATGTAAAGTCATTGTCCCTATAACAGACCGGCATGCTACCAATAAATCATTCCAGAATGTCGACTTCAGTCGCCAAGAGTCTTTGAACTTAATATTCTTTTGAAAACCCAGGGTTAATTTGATTCTGATCATTGTCATAGTTGTAAACAGggtggctttcttctttcatgacAGGGTTTGGCGTCACAAAAGCTTTGTTTCCAGGCAAGCCATTCCTGTAGAGTTCAACCAATCAGATAATGACTTTAATACCACTGAACATAATTGTGGGTACCAAGCACTTCTCACTGTACACCTCCTCTAGCAACACCAGAACATTTTGGATGCTTTTGGATCTGAAATGATTGACTTGGTCTCTTGAGACCAGAGTATTGATTTTCAGAAGTCTCTATTTTGTAAATATGGGCCTTGGAAGAGGTTAAATTAGTTTATTACGCTTTGGCTACTTTTGTTAGTTCTGGTTTGGATAAACAACCATGCATGTCACTTCTGCAGGCTGCGTCATACTCTGTGAGATATAGTGTCACTTTTTTCATAGCTTTTGCTATGACTCTGACACCTTCACAGTGTTTCTCCTGCTCCTTTTCCAGCAAAAATACACTCATCACTAAATAAAACCTTAAAGACCTGATTATTTCAGGAGCCTTGTCACAAGTCtgttgtttttgaatgtcagtgCTACTTCTGATATAATTTAACACTTTAAACAATAATTAGGTATTCCTCTTGTAAGAGGACactcttttatgctaaaaaataaatcacctgGCAGTTCTCTCCCAAGTGGTTCCACTGCTGCCAGCATTAAGTCAAGTATGATTCAGTGGGCTAGATAACACTTTTAATTGCCATGAAATTACTTGTCTTTAAAAGTCCCAGATAAAGATACTTACCTGTTGATCAAAAATAGCTTTAAACCTATACACTCTTATTTTGCTGATTAATTTTGGCATTCTTCTTTGGTAATTGATCAAACAGACTTGTTGGAACATTATACCTTCAAAGAACCCTTACATTTCTTCTAAGTAGAGAGTAATTGCTGAATTTGTAAAGTTTAAGAGAGGCTGTACTCatttatgctatgctatgctctgtatacacacacacacacacacacacacacttctctaaaAATAGTACATACTTTAAAATACAGACACAATACAGGTGGGTGAGTCTGAGTCAAACATTAATTAGGAGGCTAGAGAGAGTAAGAGGGAAAGAAAGCTgtgaatatgaataaaattatCACTAGCTCTCTCAGCATAAATACAGCCAGGCTCTTCAAGTTCTGCCTGTATGGCACCTGGACATGCTTCAGAAATGAAGCCATCTGTCATCATCAGACATGGCAGGGGTAAGCAGCCTGTCGTGACTTGTGGGCAATGTTTTAGCAGGTGCATTTCAGGCCCCACTGACACCCAGACAGCTATCACCTAAACCTCAGGTGTGGGTCTGAGCTGCTGGTTCAAGCTTAGGCTGGTCCTTCTTTCTGAATGAAGGAATATCAGAGGCTGTCTGTGTTAGCTATTAAGAAGCGTTTGTGGCCTCCCTGTGCTACCTCAAGATAATTACAGCCGTCTTCTCTTATTGATCTGAACAGGCTCTTTGTGAAAAGGCTGTACCCAGCTCACCAGCCCTTCATGTGCTCACACCAGCCATTTAAAGATTCAATTTTAATGTCATCTGCAATCAGACAGTTAGACAGCCATCACACAATCCCAAACTATTGTTTCGGCctataaattaaatatgtgtGCATTTAGATTCTAGTGAGCATCCTCCATGAAAACGGAGGTCACAGTCCAGGATTATTTCATTAAGAAGGTGTGCATTTAGCCTTTATTCCTCTTTGAATGTCAGCTGTGTGACATTCAGAGCAAATGTTATCCAGCATCATATGCTGTCATTACGCAGCACTAGAAAATCATGCCAGAGATGCTCAGCTACTTGAATTTATTGTGGCACTCCTGCTTCCATACATCAGCATTATCAGACAGACTTCATCCAGCCACACTCGCTCTCCCCTTCAGAGCTTTGACAGACACACAAAACCATTATGGCATGTATAAACCTCTAGTACTTGATCTTTTCGCTCATGACATGtacaacaaaaacaagagagaTCAATGCAACAAGCCATGTGGAAACATAAAAGGCTGTTGCATGTGGTCCTCTGTGGCATGTGATGCTCTGCTGAAAACCACATTACTTGGATCTTATAGTTATTCACCATTCAGCAAAAACGGAAAGTgtccaaactcggtcctggagggccgatgtcctgcagagtttagctccaacttgcctcaacacacctgacTGGAAGTTTCTAGTGTGCCTAGTaacaccttgattagctggttcaggtgtgtctaattagggttggagctaaactctgcaggacacgggccctccaggactgagttcgGACATCCCTGGGTTAaaggcattgactttttttttttttttttgtaggcaaacatgAATGCACAGATGCAGTTTCAGTGCCTATTCCAGGTTAACCTGCAGCCACAATAATGTTTCACACAGAATAAATTCTGCATTTCTATCAAATATGGCAACGTTCTGTAGACACTTCAACTGTGACAATAATGACAGCCCGTAGTTGCTCAGCAACACACCATAATTTCTCAGGTTTTGTGCATGAGCTTCTAGTGAGACAGCAACCCATTGTGACAGACCCTGGAAGAGATTCTTATACAGTGAGTTGTCAAGCAGAAACTGGGCCATTGGCCTCTGGATGCTCCATAGACAGATGAGTTAAAGTACCCCCAGTCACTATAAAGCACAGGATGACACATTAGCGCTTGTTCAGCCATCCAAATATTCACTGCCATGTGAATATTTACACAACTGAGTTAAACAGCTCCACTGGGAACTAAAGAAGTAACACATCTTATACAAAGCAAACGGCCATTCATGGAGCTGTAACAGTATCCAACCCAAATGAAATGCACCTGAATGAAGGTTTTACTATAGGCATAGACAGAATGTCTTACTAGGAGTTTAGAGGGTCTGTTTTACTTACTATTGGAGAAAGTGTAATGGTAACTTGTATAACCTTGATAACAaatcacattacagccttgaTGTCACTGCATTTCAGTCAGAGTTGAGCGACACATTCAATCGCCATATACAGACACCATACTGAAGGAATGAACGAGAAGTGTCATAAGCTGTATCCCTCTTGTCGCGAAAACTCAGTGACTtctctaataatgtttttttttttttttttgcactagtcATACCTGCTGCAGATTCACTCACTGTATCTTAGCATATCTGTTGCTCAGGTAGGTCTGACTGTGTGCTCACATACTGTAACTAAACAAGCTGGTATTTAAGTGAATGTGCATCATTTGTCCATCTGTTGCTTCTAAAAGCATCATATACTCAGTTGCAGCAATGAATTACAGTTACACAATGTTGTTATAACGCCAACATGGTCCATTAAAATTGTTCTGGGTGAGGACCCACCCACATTTTTAGTGCTTCCACCCCCTAAAATTATCTGATGCTTTCTGTCCCTGTTCCCTCTGTCCAAACAGCTCctccacaaaaaagaaaaagaaaaaaaaaaagaactaaactAAATGCAGCATAGGAATGATGGAATACTAAATGACCCTTGGACATTTTACTTTTTTGCCCTTTAAATTAGATTGAATTACACTTTATCATTATGCagtataaatattcaaataatgctAGCTTTTAACCAGAAGTGCGGATATCCTATAGGTGCAAGTgcataaaataatagtaaatgaaAACTAgctacaaaattacaaaaaagcacCATGAAAGTATCATAAAAATGGCATATAATATACTTATTCATAAAATAGcttgaagtcacagcagaacaacatCTGTAGCTCTTTGTCAGACATTCCATTTGAGAACACTCTTGACCCCTTTcgttatattatgttttattaacaaagttcgggagaagcacatTCAGATAATTAACCTAATTAACATGATAGGAGCACATTCAGTCATCAACTCAATTAACAAGATAAGCATTATATAGAGAATATATACACAGCAGActtactctgggttcgggccaaattctgagctcggagccctcccttcggacagcatgccaaatatgcataACCTTCACTCTATTTATTAtaagtgtgaacttgtgaaatgtcaaaaaaaaaaaaaaaaaccctgctacTGAATTCAGATGCTTACACATTAAACCTCTGCTCAGCTCACTGCACTGGGTTCCCACAGCTGCAAGAATAAATTCAAAACACTATTTCCATCTTATAAAGCAGGTCAACACTCTGAATCTTTACTGTCCACAAGCCATTATCAAACCCTATAGCCTGCTGTGACCATTCTTAATGGGACTTTGTTGTCCAACTTCAATATTTGACTCGTCTAATTATGCAGTTTGTATTTATCACTCTT
It encodes:
- the LOC113110803 gene encoding XK-related protein 4-like — encoded protein: MAAKSDGVLKMKKSDVAFTPLQNSDHSGSVQGLAPGSQPDSGTGEADFVNGESRCCGSNSTCLRLDREQQKYMVWDCLWILAAVTVYFADVGTDIWLSVDYYLRRDYWWFGLTLFFVVLGSFSVQVFSFRWFVHDFSTEESSGGGGDGSAANCSHMDGKLLSCSASHGDVGAHPTTPQRQASTASKSNTTSNSSNSATAARTSKTRSASCSLCIWILQSVIHILQLGQIWRWCHMVYGDRNEADTVVQLCALRQGGLLRHALHVALCKRFTSLGTSHKAKQFKNSTLC